AGGCACTTGCTTTATATGTAATGGCGAAATATCCAAAAGAAAAAAGAAACTTGACAAGTGTCTATTCTCTTTTAAATTCACAACAAATAGATGAAATATTTGCAAATCTTCCTAATGAACATCCTGCGAAGATACCATATGATATTTATGCACAAGCTAATAATATGATAAAAATAGGTACTTTGATAGGACTTAAAGTTAGATTGGAAATGTTATTATAAAAATTTTTTAGGATATTTTAAAACAGGCTTAATGCCTGCTTTTTTTATGCCTGCAAGGAGGTGAGTTTTTAGGCATTAAATCAGGACTGCTAATGCGAAAGAACAACCTTCCTGAAAAGCTTAAAAAAGAAGGTGGTGGCATGAACAGCAGCAATTTAATAACAAGCACGACTAATTCCAGCGTTACAAATATCAAGTCTGTGTCTCCGCAACAGTTTGCTGATGTAATAACTCATGCAATTATGATGCTCTACAATGCACTGTCAGGTATATTAGCACCGCTTGCAATGTTTTTAATGTTAGTGTCACTGATAATTTTCATGATCGGTGCTTTGTTTCATTCATCACATTTGAGAAAAATGGGCATGGGCGGATTTTTTGGTGCTGGATTTGGTATGCTCGTGTATTTTTCAATACCTGTAATTGTTGGTTTTATAAAGTCAATGGCTGCTTTATTTCAGTAAAAGGAGGTGGCTATATATGTTGGAAAAGGTTAAAAAGCCTTTTAAAAAGACATTATTGTATTTGCCTGTTTTTGCATATGTAATGATGTCTAAAGTATATGCAGATACTTATTCTGATCCTACGAAAATTGAGACGGATGGAATTAAAAATTTTGTTTGGAATATTGTAAGTGCATTGACAAATGTTGCAACAGTTGTCGCAATAGGTTTCGTTGCGTGGAATGGTTATAAAATAATGTCTAGTTCAACTAATCCTTCAAGGAGAGCAGAAGCAATGTCAGGACTTTTATGGGCAATTTTAGGTGCAATTGTTGCAATTGGTGCAAAGTGGTTTGTAGGAGTTGCATTAGGTTTCAAACCTAACGCTTAAATTTTAA
This portion of the Thermoanaerobacterium sp. RBIITD genome encodes:
- a CDS encoding pilin, which codes for MLEKVKKPFKKTLLYLPVFAYVMMSKVYADTYSDPTKIETDGIKNFVWNIVSALTNVATVVAIGFVAWNGYKIMSSSTNPSRRAEAMSGLLWAILGAIVAIGAKWFVGVALGFKPNA